The following coding sequences are from one Gigantopelta aegis isolate Gae_Host chromosome 15, Gae_host_genome, whole genome shotgun sequence window:
- the LOC121390689 gene encoding uncharacterized protein LOC121390689, whose amino-acid sequence MALFPQFIAFLLYSITRLFADNNVVIETGNKCSYFYDYRLPTVQSGLVNCSWYAPSACCKRTEVTSVFSKMYPLYKSTTSCKNHMNYLMCYFCSPDQHHWYKEKLSVCLDFCEALYEECKTASYNGESLSDYYPNGTAFCEAQNYKVVDGSNCFKFDPNVFSFSEIVTYNTLVVVAEVIFVIVVL is encoded by the exons ATGGCATTGTTCCCACAGTTTATAGCATTTTTATTATACTCTATCACGAGATTGTTCGCTGATAATAATGTAGTGATCGAAACTGGAAACAAATGCTCATATTTTT ATGACTACCGTCTTCCGACAGTCCAGTCCGGTCTTGTGAACTGTTCCTGGTATGCTCCATCGGCATGCTGTAAGCGCACTGAGGTCACGTCTGTTTTCTCCAAGATGTACCCACTGTACAAGTCGACAACTTCATGTAAAAACCACATGAACTACCTCATGTGTTACTTCTGCAGTCCTGATCAGCACCACTGGTATAAAGA GAAACTCTCAGTTTGTTTGGACTTCTGTGAGGCTCTATATGAGGAATGTAAAACTGCTTCGTATAATGGAGAAAGCTTAA GTGACTACTACCCGAATGGAACGGCTTTCTGTGAGGCTCAGAACTACAAGGTCGTTGATGGGTCAAACTGTTTTAAATTTGACCCCAACGTATTTAGTTTTAGCGAGATAGTCACATACAATACTCTTGTTGTTGTAGCTGAAGTTATATTTGTGATAGTTGTTTTGTGA